One genomic window of Arthrobacter caoxuetaonis includes the following:
- the rpsL gene encoding 30S ribosomal protein S12, with amino-acid sequence MPTIQQLVRKGRSPKVSKTKAPALKGSPMRRGVCTRVYTTTPKKPNSALRKVARVRLNGGVEVTAYIPGVGHNLQEHSIVLVRGGRVKDLPGVRYKIVRGALDTQGVKNRKQARSRYGAKMEKK; translated from the coding sequence GTGCCTACGATTCAGCAGCTGGTCCGCAAGGGCCGCTCACCCAAGGTCTCCAAGACCAAGGCTCCTGCCCTTAAGGGCAGCCCGATGCGCCGTGGTGTCTGCACCCGTGTTTACACCACCACCCCGAAGAAGCCGAACTCGGCTCTGCGCAAGGTAGCCCGTGTCCGCCTCAACGGCGGCGTGGAAGTTACCGCTTACATCCCCGGTGTAGGCCACAACCTGCAGGAACACTCCATCGTGCTCGTTCGCGGTGGTCGTGTTAAGGACCTGCCCGGTGTCCGTTACAAGATCGTTCGCGGCGCACTGGACACCCAGGGTGTCAAGAACCGCAAGCAGGCTCGCAGCCGCTACGGCGCGAAGATGGAGAAGAAGTAA
- a CDS encoding acyl-CoA dehydrogenase family protein produces the protein MNTSATKTSTVTADGRGSSVPEPDYLALLDRVTSWVQGPGEEWSGRIEATGTVPDDLWKQLREEGFLSLAAPRDLGGTGLSFVQWMGLMEVFSRSHASVRMIVHVLNGTWRAMNPFADEAQRQRFVLPAVAGETVVAFTLTEPANGSGADITSSVRRDGDTYYLSGRKHLITFGVRCDYWLLFARLEGSTGRDGTVALLVDRNTPGVQVEDTSATMGVRGTDHASLTFTDAPVPVGNRLGAEGDGLAVALGGFLTPSRISVAMSCVGLAQRAQQLAVDYARQRTTFGKPLASRQAIAFSLAENAADIAAAKALTLTAAAAWQAAEPTAAALSSMAKLTAVDMLGRVTDKALQVHGGIGYWQTQPIERVYRDARAQRFEEGTNEIQKAVIAREILGGAAG, from the coding sequence GTGAACACCAGCGCCACCAAGACCAGCACCGTCACCGCCGACGGGCGCGGCAGTTCGGTCCCGGAACCCGATTATCTGGCACTGCTTGACCGGGTTACCAGCTGGGTCCAGGGCCCGGGCGAGGAGTGGTCCGGAAGAATCGAAGCCACGGGCACCGTCCCGGACGACCTCTGGAAACAGCTGCGCGAAGAAGGCTTCCTCTCCCTCGCTGCCCCGCGGGATCTGGGCGGCACGGGCCTGAGTTTCGTGCAGTGGATGGGCCTCATGGAAGTCTTCTCCCGTTCCCATGCTTCCGTGCGGATGATCGTCCACGTCCTGAACGGGACCTGGCGGGCCATGAATCCTTTCGCCGATGAGGCCCAGCGGCAGCGGTTCGTTCTCCCCGCAGTCGCGGGCGAGACCGTCGTCGCCTTTACCCTGACAGAACCCGCGAACGGCAGCGGAGCGGACATCACCTCCTCCGTCCGCAGGGACGGGGACACCTATTACCTCAGCGGACGCAAGCACCTGATTACCTTTGGCGTCCGCTGCGACTACTGGCTTCTTTTTGCCCGGCTGGAAGGCAGCACCGGAAGGGACGGGACGGTGGCGCTCCTGGTGGACCGCAATACACCGGGCGTCCAGGTGGAGGACACTTCGGCGACCATGGGAGTCCGCGGCACCGACCACGCCTCCCTCACCTTCACCGATGCACCGGTGCCGGTCGGGAACCGGCTCGGCGCTGAAGGAGACGGACTGGCCGTCGCCCTGGGCGGGTTCCTGACGCCGAGCCGGATTTCGGTGGCGATGAGCTGTGTGGGCCTGGCGCAGCGTGCACAGCAGCTGGCCGTGGACTATGCGCGGCAGCGTACCACCTTCGGCAAGCCGCTGGCGTCCAGGCAGGCCATCGCCTTTTCACTGGCTGAAAACGCCGCAGACATCGCAGCGGCGAAGGCCCTGACACTAACCGCCGCAGCGGCCTGGCAGGCGGCTGAACCCACCGCCGCTGCCCTCTCCTCCATGGCGAAGCTGACCGCAGTGGACATGCTGGGACGGGTCACGGACAAGGCCCTGCAGGTCCACGGCGGCATCGGCTACTGGCAGACCCAGCCGATTGAACGTGTGTACCGCGACGCCCGGGCGCAGCGGTTCGAAGAGGGCACGAATGAGATCCAGAAGGCCGTTATCGCCCGGGAGATCCTCGGCGGAGCGGCCGGGTAG
- the aroA gene encoding 3-phosphoshikimate 1-carboxyvinyltransferase: MKGSDAMYLSVLGTAQRICGEALVPNSKYHAHRALILASLAPGTSRITGLTDARHVHYTVEMLRRLGTRIEIDGGTYVVHGGPYRPARQDISAGSSGTTLYFMVGLAALGSKDVTVTGQKYFQRRPIGPLLAALRQMGLDVDSPTDCPPIKVRAKAPTGGEVHIAGTLSQWISGLLLLAPFASHPTAVVVDGTLNERTYLHLTVQMMRRFGLRIDVSEDWHRFEIPPGQQAVPTDMRIPPDIGSAAFGLAAAALHPADLLLHGLQTVTSAGADHPEADFLDVAASMGLPMKYDAAHDAVRVRHDGVSLQPAEIDCRTVPDMLPILSVMAAGADGESIFRNVAHVRLKESDRVAAMLQLNSMGAEVRISGSDLRVRGSARLTGADLSSFNDHRVLMSLAVAASAAEGLSTLTYPNAYRISYPEFLKAMNSFGLSMQVQDGKAARRPASRGTRPRQGRTPALDIEAAARVTAPDWVRRWAAERPARTAVVDGRPQDTGHLTWAELDAGADRIAAMLLDLGVRAGDRVAFQLPNWSEFVLLTVAALRIGAVAAPIMPIFREREVAFALHRSGAAVVVVPEEFRGRHYAAELSGILAAGSDPDYELAVRHVLVIGAAAPPLPVRDRGVRWHGWEQELAETPVDRERIDAAAPDAQVPAQLLFTSGTTGEPKGVLHRHSTLSRAAAMQARQLGLGGGDAIFVPSPLAHQTGFLYGMWLSFVLGTPQILQSVWDPVRALNMLRAWQGTFVQAATPFLDDLVKAVEAGSPAPRSLRIFVNTGAAVPRHLSERATRVLDAAVCGAFGTTETCLGAVSTPGDDPALVWGTDGQLLPGVQARIVSDDGHPLPAGTEGNFELLSPTLFEGYLDRPDLTKEAFTDDGWYRTGDLATLDDAGYLRITGRVRDVINRGGEKIPVAEIEQLLYRHPKVDDVALAAMPDPRLGERACAFVVPAGTPPTLRELTDYLDRCRVAKHYWPERLELLSEIPRNPVGKVQKFLLRDQARQLAGKARAAEDRSPS; this comes from the coding sequence TTGAAGGGCTCTGACGCCATGTACCTTTCGGTCCTGGGAACTGCGCAGCGCATCTGTGGCGAAGCCCTGGTGCCCAACTCGAAATACCACGCACACAGGGCACTGATCCTGGCTTCCCTGGCGCCGGGCACCAGCAGGATCACGGGTCTGACCGACGCCCGGCACGTGCACTACACGGTGGAAATGCTCCGGCGCCTGGGCACCCGGATCGAGATCGACGGCGGCACCTACGTGGTCCACGGCGGACCGTACCGTCCGGCGCGCCAGGACATCTCCGCCGGAAGTTCCGGCACCACCCTTTACTTCATGGTGGGACTGGCTGCCCTGGGCTCGAAGGATGTCACCGTCACGGGGCAGAAATACTTCCAGCGGCGCCCTATCGGTCCGCTGCTTGCGGCGCTGCGCCAGATGGGGCTCGACGTCGACTCCCCCACGGACTGCCCGCCCATCAAGGTGCGGGCCAAAGCGCCTACCGGCGGCGAGGTCCACATTGCCGGAACTCTCTCCCAGTGGATCTCGGGCCTGCTGCTCCTGGCTCCGTTCGCTTCCCACCCGACCGCAGTGGTGGTGGACGGAACGCTGAACGAACGCACCTACCTGCACCTGACGGTGCAGATGATGCGCCGGTTCGGACTGCGGATCGACGTGTCCGAGGACTGGCACCGCTTCGAAATCCCGCCCGGCCAGCAGGCTGTTCCCACCGATATGCGGATACCACCGGACATTGGGTCGGCGGCCTTCGGACTCGCCGCAGCGGCCCTGCATCCGGCAGACCTGCTCCTGCACGGGCTGCAGACAGTCACGTCCGCAGGCGCTGACCACCCGGAAGCGGACTTCCTGGACGTCGCCGCTTCCATGGGGCTGCCCATGAAGTACGACGCCGCACATGACGCGGTCCGGGTCCGGCACGACGGGGTGTCCCTGCAACCTGCAGAAATCGACTGCCGCACCGTCCCGGACATGCTTCCCATCCTCTCCGTCATGGCTGCCGGCGCCGACGGCGAGAGCATCTTCCGCAATGTCGCACACGTGCGCCTGAAGGAATCGGACCGGGTTGCCGCCATGCTGCAGCTGAATTCCATGGGGGCCGAGGTCCGCATCAGCGGCAGTGACCTCCGGGTCCGCGGATCAGCCCGGCTGACCGGTGCGGACCTTTCCTCGTTCAACGACCACCGGGTGCTGATGTCCCTGGCCGTCGCGGCCTCGGCCGCCGAGGGACTGTCCACCCTGACCTACCCGAATGCCTACCGGATTTCCTACCCGGAGTTCCTTAAGGCAATGAACTCTTTCGGCCTGTCCATGCAGGTCCAGGACGGGAAGGCAGCGAGGCGGCCCGCATCCCGCGGTACCCGTCCCCGCCAGGGCAGGACACCGGCCCTGGACATCGAGGCAGCTGCCCGGGTCACGGCCCCGGACTGGGTCCGCCGCTGGGCGGCCGAACGCCCTGCACGCACTGCCGTGGTGGATGGCCGCCCGCAGGACACCGGACACCTGACCTGGGCAGAGCTCGACGCCGGAGCAGACCGGATCGCGGCAATGCTGCTGGACCTGGGGGTGCGTGCCGGAGACCGGGTGGCGTTCCAGCTGCCGAACTGGAGCGAGTTCGTCCTCTTGACCGTGGCTGCGCTGCGGATCGGTGCGGTGGCAGCTCCCATCATGCCGATTTTCCGCGAACGGGAAGTCGCGTTCGCGCTGCACCGTTCCGGCGCCGCCGTCGTTGTTGTTCCCGAGGAGTTCCGCGGACGGCACTACGCCGCCGAGCTTTCCGGGATCCTTGCTGCCGGCAGCGATCCCGACTATGAGCTGGCGGTTCGGCACGTCCTGGTCATCGGAGCAGCCGCCCCTCCCCTGCCGGTGCGGGACCGGGGCGTGAGGTGGCACGGCTGGGAACAGGAGCTGGCCGAAACCCCGGTGGACCGCGAACGAATAGACGCGGCCGCACCGGATGCCCAGGTGCCGGCCCAGCTCCTGTTTACCTCGGGAACCACCGGAGAGCCCAAAGGCGTCCTGCACCGGCATTCGACCCTCTCCCGGGCCGCGGCAATGCAAGCTCGCCAGCTGGGACTCGGTGGCGGCGACGCCATCTTCGTTCCCTCTCCCCTGGCCCACCAGACCGGTTTCCTTTACGGCATGTGGCTCTCCTTTGTCCTCGGAACTCCCCAAATCCTGCAGTCCGTCTGGGATCCGGTCCGGGCCCTGAACATGCTGCGCGCCTGGCAGGGCACGTTCGTGCAGGCCGCCACCCCGTTCCTGGATGACCTGGTCAAAGCCGTAGAAGCCGGTTCCCCCGCGCCCCGGAGCCTGCGGATCTTCGTCAACACAGGTGCCGCCGTTCCCCGCCACCTTTCCGAGCGGGCCACCAGGGTGCTGGACGCCGCGGTTTGCGGGGCTTTCGGGACCACCGAGACGTGCCTGGGTGCCGTTTCCACCCCGGGAGACGATCCGGCGCTCGTCTGGGGAACTGACGGGCAGCTGCTGCCCGGGGTCCAGGCACGGATCGTCAGCGACGACGGCCACCCGCTGCCCGCAGGAACGGAAGGGAACTTTGAACTCCTCAGCCCCACACTGTTCGAGGGTTACCTTGACCGCCCGGACCTCACCAAGGAGGCGTTCACGGACGATGGCTGGTACCGCACCGGTGACCTGGCAACACTGGACGACGCCGGTTACCTCCGGATCACCGGACGCGTACGGGACGTGATTAACCGGGGCGGGGAGAAAATCCCGGTGGCCGAGATCGAACAGCTGCTGTACCGGCACCCGAAGGTCGACGACGTCGCGCTGGCCGCCATGCCGGATCCCCGGTTGGGCGAACGGGCGTGCGCCTTCGTGGTTCCTGCCGGAACCCCGCCCACGCTGCGCGAACTCACTGATTACCTGGACCGGTGCCGGGTTGCAAAGCATTATTGGCCGGAACGGCTTGAACTGCTCAGCGAGATTCCCCGCAACCCCGTGGGAAAGGTACAAAAATTCCTGCTGCGGGATCAGGCGCGGCAACTGGCCGGGAAAGCCCGTGCCGCCGAAGACAGGAGTCCTTCGTGA
- a CDS encoding FAD-dependent oxidoreductase: protein MPDDPRPGFRQFPHVFAPGRIGTLEVPHRIIMGSMHLNFEQDPPALASFYAERAAGGAGLIVTGGAAVNREGSGGPTYLVAGEVPFREAAAAALEAVHNAGAKLALQLFHAGRYAFESTYGLQPAAPSAVWSAYSKAMPAAMDEEHVRRTLAAFAAAAAQARELGFDAVEIMGSEGYLVNQFASAATNRRDDSWGGDALRRQAFPLAVLSAVRGAVGTGFPVIFRLSGDDLVDGAGPPEEYVSLAGALAAGGADALNIGIGWHESRIPTVQAMVPHGTWLPVAARIRQHLAGAGHTVPVIGSNRINSVAQAEAALADRMVDFVSMARPLLADPRIIAKSAAGRPDLVNTCIACNEACIDRSLGTEPVSCLVNPRAGRERAFPVSFPPRTRSAGTPRAAVAGAGPAGLQAAAALAEAGIHVDLFESAPGIGGQFRLACVVPGKADFAETIRYFSRELPRLGVEIHTGVLAGAEVLSGFSHVIDATGVLPRTVRLPGAEYLPVYDYHEAFAVAAALPRRLAIVGAGGIAVDLAHLLAEHRFRQITLLRRGSRIGEGIGPSTRWAVLQALRSAGVAMLTGVSCKEVTPRGLILAGSGGQDELVPADAVIVAAGQVENSSLSRELAAAGIAHTSVGGAASAAGLNAVRAFAEGLASGRALAGELTGERKRAPLP, encoded by the coding sequence ATGCCGGATGACCCGCGCCCAGGATTCCGGCAGTTCCCGCATGTCTTTGCGCCCGGCAGGATCGGAACGCTGGAGGTGCCGCACCGGATCATCATGGGCTCCATGCACCTGAACTTTGAGCAGGATCCGCCCGCACTCGCCTCCTTCTACGCCGAGCGGGCAGCGGGCGGCGCCGGGCTGATCGTCACCGGAGGCGCCGCCGTCAACAGGGAAGGCTCGGGCGGCCCGACCTATCTGGTGGCGGGTGAGGTACCTTTCCGGGAAGCTGCCGCCGCAGCACTGGAAGCGGTGCACAACGCCGGAGCGAAGCTGGCGCTCCAGCTTTTCCACGCCGGCCGCTATGCCTTCGAAAGCACCTACGGACTGCAGCCGGCAGCCCCGTCCGCGGTCTGGTCCGCCTATTCCAAGGCCATGCCGGCGGCTATGGACGAGGAGCACGTCCGCCGCACGCTTGCCGCTTTCGCTGCTGCTGCGGCCCAGGCCCGGGAATTGGGCTTCGACGCTGTGGAGATCATGGGGTCCGAGGGGTACTTGGTGAACCAGTTCGCGTCGGCCGCAACGAACCGGCGCGATGATTCCTGGGGCGGGGACGCCCTGCGCCGGCAGGCCTTTCCGCTGGCAGTCCTCTCGGCAGTCCGCGGGGCCGTGGGCACCGGCTTCCCGGTCATCTTCCGCCTGTCCGGGGACGACCTGGTCGACGGCGCCGGTCCTCCCGAGGAGTACGTGTCACTGGCCGGAGCCCTGGCCGCAGGAGGTGCAGATGCCCTGAACATCGGCATTGGATGGCACGAATCCCGGATCCCCACCGTGCAGGCCATGGTCCCCCACGGCACCTGGCTTCCAGTGGCAGCCCGTATCCGACAGCACCTGGCGGGTGCCGGGCATACCGTACCGGTGATCGGTTCCAACCGGATTAACTCGGTGGCGCAGGCGGAGGCGGCCCTGGCCGACCGCATGGTCGATTTCGTGTCGATGGCCCGCCCGTTGCTGGCTGATCCCCGCATCATAGCCAAGTCAGCCGCTGGAAGGCCTGACCTGGTAAACACCTGCATCGCCTGCAACGAGGCCTGCATCGACCGATCGCTCGGAACAGAGCCGGTCTCCTGCCTGGTCAACCCGCGCGCCGGACGTGAACGTGCCTTCCCGGTGTCTTTTCCACCGCGGACCAGGAGTGCCGGCACGCCGCGTGCCGCAGTTGCCGGCGCCGGTCCGGCCGGCCTGCAGGCAGCGGCCGCCCTAGCGGAAGCCGGTATCCACGTGGACCTCTTCGAATCCGCACCCGGAATCGGCGGGCAGTTCCGGCTGGCATGCGTGGTCCCGGGCAAAGCGGATTTCGCCGAGACCATTCGCTACTTTTCCCGGGAACTGCCCCGTCTGGGGGTTGAGATCCACACCGGTGTCCTTGCCGGCGCGGAGGTGCTCTCCGGTTTCAGCCATGTCATCGACGCCACGGGGGTGCTCCCGCGGACCGTCCGCCTGCCGGGAGCCGAGTACCTGCCGGTTTACGACTACCACGAGGCCTTCGCTGTGGCCGCCGCCCTCCCCCGCAGGCTGGCCATTGTCGGGGCCGGCGGCATCGCCGTCGACCTCGCCCACCTGCTCGCGGAACACCGCTTCCGGCAGATCACCCTGCTGCGCCGGGGCAGCCGCATCGGAGAAGGCATTGGGCCCTCCACCCGATGGGCTGTGCTGCAGGCACTGCGCAGTGCCGGAGTCGCGATGCTGACCGGAGTCAGCTGCAAGGAGGTGACGCCACGGGGACTGATCCTTGCGGGGTCCGGCGGGCAGGATGAACTCGTCCCGGCGGACGCCGTCATTGTCGCCGCGGGACAGGTGGAAAACAGCTCCCTGTCGCGCGAACTGGCTGCAGCCGGCATAGCGCACACGAGCGTCGGCGGGGCGGCGTCGGCTGCAGGACTCAACGCCGTGCGGGCCTTTGCCGAAGGACTGGCCTCCGGCAGGGCACTGGCAGGGGAACTGACCGGGGAACGCAAAAGGGCCCCGCTGCCGTAG
- the fusA gene encoding elongation factor G, whose amino-acid sequence MALDVLTDLNKVRNIGIMAHIDAGKTTTTERILFYTGVNHKIGETHDGASTMDWMAQEQERGITITSAATTCYWDNNQINIIDTPGHVDFTVEVERSLRVLDGAVAVFDGKEGVEPQSETVWRQADKYNVPRICFVNKMDKLGADFYFTVDTIINRLGAKPLVLQLPIGSESEFEGVVDLIEMRALTWRGDAKGDVTMGAKYEVEPIPADLQEKAEEYRAKLVETVAEASDELMDKYLEGEELTVEELKAGIRKMTVNSEIYPVLCGSAFKNRGVQPMLDAVVAFLPSPLDVPNIQGHDIRDEEVVLERAADADAPFSALAFKVVTHPFFGRLTYIRVYSGKAASGAQVMNSTKQKKERIGKLFQMHANKENPVDEITTGHIYAAIGLKDTTTGDTLCDLQNPIVLESMSFPEPVISVAIEPKTKGDQEKLSTAIQKLSEEDPTFQVSLDEDTGQTIIAGMGELHLDILVDRMRREFKVEANVGKPQVAYRETIRRTVERYDYTHKKQTGGSGQFAKIQIAIEPLDTAEGAMYEFDNKVTGGRVPREYIPSVDQGIQSALTDGILAGYPVVGIKATLIDGAYHDVDSSEMAFKIAGRQAFKEAARMASPVLLEPIMDVEVRTPEEYMGEVIGDINSRRGQMQSMEDASGVKVIRALVPLSGMFGYIGDLRSKTQGRAVYSMQFNSYAEVPKAVADEIIQKTRGE is encoded by the coding sequence GTGGCACTGGACGTGCTTACCGACCTCAACAAGGTCCGCAACATCGGCATCATGGCTCACATTGATGCCGGCAAGACCACTACTACCGAGCGCATCCTGTTCTACACCGGTGTCAACCACAAGATTGGCGAGACGCACGACGGCGCCTCGACCATGGACTGGATGGCACAGGAGCAGGAGCGGGGTATCACCATTACCTCCGCAGCTACCACGTGCTACTGGGACAACAACCAGATCAACATCATCGACACGCCGGGTCACGTTGACTTCACTGTCGAAGTTGAGCGTTCCCTGCGCGTGCTCGACGGCGCCGTTGCTGTCTTCGACGGCAAGGAAGGCGTGGAGCCGCAGTCCGAGACTGTTTGGCGCCAGGCCGACAAGTACAACGTTCCGCGTATCTGCTTCGTCAACAAGATGGACAAGCTGGGCGCTGACTTCTACTTCACCGTAGACACGATCATCAACCGCCTCGGCGCCAAGCCGCTGGTCCTCCAGCTGCCGATCGGCTCCGAAAGCGAATTCGAAGGCGTCGTTGACCTCATCGAAATGCGTGCCCTCACCTGGCGCGGCGACGCCAAGGGTGACGTCACCATGGGTGCAAAGTACGAAGTTGAGCCGATCCCCGCAGACCTGCAGGAAAAGGCCGAAGAGTACCGCGCGAAGCTCGTGGAGACTGTGGCAGAAGCCAGCGATGAGCTGATGGACAAGTACCTCGAAGGTGAAGAGCTCACCGTTGAGGAATTGAAGGCCGGCATCCGCAAGATGACCGTCAACTCCGAAATCTACCCGGTGCTGTGCGGCTCCGCGTTCAAGAACCGCGGCGTCCAGCCGATGCTTGACGCTGTTGTCGCCTTCCTGCCGAGCCCGCTGGATGTTCCGAACATCCAGGGCCACGACATCCGCGACGAAGAGGTTGTCCTCGAGCGCGCCGCTGATGCCGATGCACCGTTCTCCGCACTGGCGTTCAAGGTTGTGACGCACCCGTTCTTCGGCCGTCTGACCTACATCCGCGTTTACTCCGGCAAGGCTGCTTCCGGCGCCCAGGTCATGAACTCGACCAAGCAGAAGAAGGAGCGCATCGGAAAGCTCTTCCAGATGCACGCCAACAAGGAGAACCCGGTGGATGAAATCACCACCGGTCACATCTACGCCGCTATCGGCCTGAAGGATACGACCACGGGCGACACCCTGTGCGACCTCCAGAACCCGATCGTCCTGGAATCGATGAGCTTCCCGGAGCCCGTTATCTCCGTGGCCATCGAGCCGAAGACCAAGGGTGACCAGGAGAAGCTCTCCACGGCCATCCAGAAGCTCTCCGAAGAGGATCCGACCTTCCAGGTCTCCCTCGACGAAGATACCGGCCAGACGATCATCGCCGGCATGGGCGAGCTCCACCTGGACATCCTGGTGGACCGCATGCGCCGCGAATTCAAGGTTGAGGCCAACGTGGGCAAGCCCCAGGTTGCCTACCGCGAGACCATCCGCCGTACGGTCGAGCGCTACGACTACACGCACAAGAAGCAGACGGGCGGCTCCGGCCAGTTCGCAAAGATCCAGATTGCCATCGAGCCGCTGGATACTGCTGAAGGTGCGATGTACGAGTTCGACAACAAGGTCACCGGTGGCCGTGTTCCGCGCGAGTACATCCCCTCCGTCGACCAGGGCATCCAGAGCGCCCTTACCGACGGTATCCTCGCCGGCTACCCGGTGGTTGGCATCAAGGCAACGCTTATTGACGGCGCTTACCACGATGTTGACTCCTCCGAAATGGCGTTCAAGATCGCCGGCCGCCAGGCTTTCAAGGAAGCTGCACGGATGGCCAGCCCGGTTCTTCTGGAACCGATCATGGATGTCGAAGTCCGCACCCCTGAGGAATACATGGGTGAAGTCATCGGTGACATCAACTCGCGCCGCGGGCAGATGCAGTCGATGGAAGACGCCAGCGGCGTGAAGGTAATTCGTGCCCTCGTTCCGCTGTCCGGCATGTTCGGGTACATCGGTGACCTGCGGTCCAAGACCCAGGGCCGCGCCGTTTACTCGATGCAGTTCAACAGCTACGCAGAGGTCCCGAAGGCAGTAGCCGACGAGATCATCCAGAAGACGCGCGGCGAGTAA
- the tuf gene encoding elongation factor Tu, which produces MAKAKFERTKPHVNIGTIGHVDHGKTTLTAAISKVLADKYPDLNEKRDFAAIDSAPEERQRGITINISHIEYQTEKRHYAHVDAPGHADYIKNMITGAAQMDGAILVVAATDGPMAQTREHVLLARQVGVPYLLVALNKSDMVDDEELLDLVEMEVRELLSSQEFDGDNAPVVRVSGLKALEGDPKWVASVEELMEAVDNNVPDPIRDKDKPFLMPIEDVFTITGRGTVVTGRAERGTLAINSEVEIVGIRPVQKTTVTGIEMFHKQLDEAWAGENCGLLLRGIKREDVERGQVVVKPGSITPHTDFEANVYILSKDEGGRHNPFYSNYRPQFYFRTTDVTGVITLPEGTEMVMPGDNTEMTVELIQPIAMEEGLGFAIREGGRTVGSGRVTKIIK; this is translated from the coding sequence GTGGCGAAGGCAAAGTTCGAGCGGACTAAGCCGCACGTCAACATCGGCACCATTGGTCACGTTGACCATGGAAAGACGACGTTGACCGCTGCCATTTCGAAGGTGCTTGCTGACAAGTACCCTGATCTGAACGAAAAGCGCGATTTCGCTGCTATCGACTCTGCACCTGAAGAGCGCCAGCGCGGTATCACCATCAACATCTCGCACATCGAGTACCAGACCGAGAAGCGTCACTACGCACACGTTGACGCCCCCGGCCACGCTGACTACATCAAGAACATGATCACCGGCGCAGCTCAGATGGACGGCGCAATCCTCGTGGTTGCCGCTACTGACGGCCCGATGGCTCAGACCCGCGAGCACGTTCTGCTCGCCCGCCAGGTTGGTGTTCCCTACCTGCTGGTCGCACTGAACAAGTCCGACATGGTTGATGACGAAGAACTGCTCGACCTCGTGGAAATGGAAGTTCGCGAACTGCTGAGCTCCCAGGAATTCGACGGCGACAACGCTCCCGTCGTCCGCGTTTCGGGCCTGAAGGCTCTGGAAGGCGATCCGAAGTGGGTTGCTTCCGTTGAAGAGCTGATGGAAGCCGTTGACAACAACGTTCCGGACCCGATCCGCGACAAGGACAAGCCGTTCCTGATGCCGATCGAGGACGTCTTCACGATCACCGGTCGTGGAACCGTTGTTACGGGCCGCGCCGAGCGTGGAACCCTCGCCATCAACTCCGAGGTCGAGATCGTCGGCATCCGCCCGGTCCAGAAGACCACGGTTACCGGTATCGAGATGTTCCACAAGCAGCTTGACGAAGCATGGGCCGGCGAGAACTGTGGCCTGCTGCTCCGCGGCATCAAGCGCGAAGACGTAGAGCGTGGCCAGGTTGTCGTGAAGCCGGGTTCCATCACCCCGCACACCGACTTCGAGGCTAACGTCTACATCCTGTCCAAGGATGAAGGCGGCCGCCACAACCCGTTCTACTCGAACTACCGCCCGCAGTTCTACTTCCGCACCACCGACGTCACGGGTGTCATCACCCTGCCCGAGGGTACGGAAATGGTTATGCCCGGTGACAACACCGAAATGACCGTTGAACTGATCCAGCCGATCGCAATGGAAGAGGGCCTCGGCTTCGCTATCCGCGAAGGCGGCCGCACCGTTGGATCCGGCCGCGTCACCAAGATCATCAAGTAA
- the rpsG gene encoding 30S ribosomal protein S7: MPRKGPAPKRPLAVDPVYGSPLVTQLINKVLVDGKKSTAERIVYGALAGAQEKTGQDPVAALKKAMDNIKPSLEVKSRRVGGATYQVPVEVKPGRATALALRWLVGYSKARREKTMTERLRNEILDASNGLGAAVKRREDTHKMAESNKAFAHYRW, translated from the coding sequence ATGCCCCGCAAGGGTCCGGCCCCCAAGCGGCCGCTCGCAGTCGATCCCGTTTACGGCTCCCCGCTCGTCACGCAGCTGATCAACAAGGTCCTCGTTGACGGCAAGAAGTCCACCGCCGAGCGCATTGTTTACGGTGCACTCGCCGGAGCCCAGGAAAAGACCGGACAGGATCCGGTTGCAGCCCTGAAGAAGGCTATGGACAACATCAAGCCGAGCCTCGAGGTCAAGTCCCGCCGTGTCGGCGGCGCAACCTACCAGGTGCCGGTTGAGGTCAAGCCGGGCCGCGCAACCGCCCTGGCGCTGCGCTGGCTGGTTGGCTACTCCAAGGCCCGCCGCGAGAAGACGATGACGGAGCGCCTGCGCAACGAAATCCTGGACGCCTCCAATGGTCTTGGTGCTGCTGTGAAGCGTCGCGAAGACACCCACAAGATGGCCGAGTCCAACAAGGCCTTCGCCCACTACCGCTGGTAA